The following are from one region of the Methanospirillum hungatei genome:
- a CDS encoding HsdM family class I SAM-dependent methyltransferase, whose amino-acid sequence MSISTTIKAIQDIMRKDSGVDGDAQRLSQLGWMLFLKIYDSREEEFELNDDYQSPIPEEYRWRSWAADEEGMTGETLLSFIDTGLFPALKEIPPTTGPGIVVKRVFENSYNYMKNGTLIRQVVNKLNEIDFNSSKDRHLFGDIYEKLLKDLQSAGNAGEFYTPRAITQFMVEMVAPRLDEKKLDPASGTGGFLASMLDFIRRDQVKNVEDEAILQQSIHRIEKKPLPHLLCTTNMILHGIDVPTNIQLDNALSRPLRDYGKKDQVDVIVTNPPFGGMEEDRIETNFPSGFQTRETADLFLVLIMHLLKDGGRAAIVLPDGTLFGEGVKTRIKEKLLTECNLHTIVRLPNGVFNPYTGIKTNLLFFTKGEPTKEV is encoded by the coding sequence ATGTCAATCAGCACGACGATTAAAGCAATACAAGACATTATGCGCAAAGACTCGGGTGTCGACGGCGATGCCCAGAGGTTAAGTCAGCTTGGATGGATGCTCTTTCTGAAAATTTATGACTCACGGGAGGAGGAGTTTGAGCTGAATGATGACTATCAGTCACCGATTCCGGAAGAGTATAGATGGAGGAGCTGGGCAGCCGATGAAGAGGGGATGACGGGAGAGACCCTGCTTTCTTTCATCGATACTGGTCTCTTCCCGGCTCTGAAAGAGATCCCCCCCACTACAGGTCCGGGAATCGTTGTGAAACGGGTGTTTGAGAACTCGTACAACTACATGAAGAACGGGACGCTTATCCGGCAGGTCGTCAATAAACTGAATGAGATTGATTTTAATTCCAGCAAAGACCGGCACCTCTTCGGTGATATCTACGAAAAACTCTTAAAAGACCTGCAGAGTGCCGGAAATGCCGGTGAGTTTTACACCCCTCGGGCCATCACCCAGTTCATGGTTGAGATGGTCGCTCCCCGGCTCGACGAGAAGAAACTTGATCCGGCAAGCGGGACCGGTGGATTTCTTGCTTCCATGCTTGATTTCATCCGCCGGGACCAGGTAAAGAATGTCGAGGATGAGGCAATTTTGCAGCAGTCCATTCATCGCATCGAGAAGAAACCTCTTCCTCATCTGCTCTGCACGACCAATATGATCCTTCACGGGATTGATGTCCCGACCAATATCCAGCTCGATAACGCTCTTTCCCGCCCGCTTCGTGATTATGGAAAGAAGGATCAGGTGGATGTGATCGTTACAAATCCTCCGTTTGGCGGGATGGAAGAGGACAGGATTGAGACGAATTTTCCGTCAGGGTTTCAGACCCGTGAGACGGCTGATCTGTTCCTGGTTCTCATCATGCATCTCCTGAAAGACGGAGGACGGGCTGCGATTGTTCTGCCGGACGGGACGCTCTTTGGTGAGGGTGTCAAGACTAGGATCAAGGAGAAGCTGCTGACCGAGTGCAACCTGCACACGATTGTCAGACTCCCGAACGGGGTGTTCAATCCCTACACCGGAATAAAGACAAATCTGCTCTTCTTCACGAAAGGAGAGCCGACCAAAGAGGTATGA
- a CDS encoding ribbon-helix-helix domain-containing protein, translated as MRNKYTITLSDRINQKLDDYSKNNGISRSSVIEIALIDLFDKSKSPPLNNSNELLKKIENQDERLNRIEAILNPDDHIMSVFGELSKPRKMDYISMIEQLEPNKMYRQSDLFQHLPDAMQFNSKKATVSRAVAQGFIETNGEKGKKCRVKGSSAIKWLNKYRKVNDE; from the coding sequence ATGCGAAATAAGTATACAATTACATTAAGTGATCGGATAAATCAAAAATTGGATGATTATTCTAAAAATAATGGGATTTCTCGGAGTTCAGTAATTGAAATTGCATTGATTGACTTATTTGATAAAAGTAAATCTCCTCCTCTAAACAATTCAAATGAACTGTTAAAAAAAATAGAAAACCAGGATGAGCGATTGAATAGAATAGAGGCGATTTTGAATCCTGATGATCATATTATGTCAGTATTTGGTGAATTGTCAAAACCAAGAAAAATGGATTATATTTCTATGATTGAACAATTGGAACCTAATAAAATGTATAGGCAAAGTGATCTATTCCAACACTTGCCAGATGCAATGCAATTTAACTCTAAAAAAGCAACCGTTTCAAGAGCAGTCGCACAAGGTTTTATTGAAACAAATGGAGAAAAAGGAAAGAAATGTAGGGTTAAAGGATCTTCTGCTATTAAATGGTTAAATAAGTATAGAAAAGTCAATGATGAATAA
- a CDS encoding AAA family ATPase, translated as MRFFNTAGPINCQDHYCLPSLSRFDLNEILSLIIQKKYFVLHAPRQTGKTSCLLALRDTLNQEGKYAALYVNVEMAQTARGDVSRGMKAILSELTYQAERTLGESVFQNRVSGIIAESGEDAALKTVLSNLCQKLKLPLVLCIDEVDALVGDTLISLLRQIRDGYADRPTGFPASIILCGVRDVRDYRILSDRHQEIISGGSAFNIKAESLRLGNFSAEETRTLLMQHTSETGQVFETEALSAIWNLTKGQPWLVNALAYEVCFKMEPGKDWKNAITLDLIINAKEQLIRRRDTHLDQLADKLKEERVRRVIEPMLTGEVFEQGFRPDDVGYLVDLGLITQEMNGAIRIANPIYQEIIPRELSWGAQTGMTVETAWYVTPDGRLLLSKLLSAFAQFYREHSGSWLEIAKYKEAGPHLLLQAFLQRIVNGGGQITREYGLGMGRTDLFILWNLPDGANQRFVIECKEQRGSRETTIETGLRQVIRYADTCGADEVYLVIFDPTERQWEEKIFTETKEKDGISVEIFGM; from the coding sequence TTGAGGTTCTTCAACACTGCCGGACCTATAAATTGCCAGGATCATTATTGTCTGCCCTCACTATCACGTTTCGATCTCAATGAAATTCTCTCTCTCATAATCCAGAAAAAATATTTTGTTCTTCATGCACCACGACAGACAGGGAAGACCTCATGTCTCTTAGCCCTTCGTGATACGCTGAATCAGGAGGGAAAATATGCTGCCCTCTATGTCAATGTCGAGATGGCACAAACAGCCAGAGGAGATGTAAGCAGGGGGATGAAGGCAATTCTCAGTGAACTGACTTATCAGGCTGAAAGGACATTGGGAGAGAGTGTATTCCAAAACAGGGTTTCCGGGATTATTGCAGAATCAGGAGAAGATGCAGCCCTTAAAACTGTTTTATCAAACCTTTGTCAAAAACTGAAACTCCCCCTTGTTCTTTGCATTGATGAAGTTGATGCTCTTGTTGGTGACACTCTGATCTCACTTCTCCGTCAGATAAGGGATGGATATGCTGACAGGCCTACTGGATTTCCTGCCTCAATAATCCTCTGCGGTGTACGTGATGTCCGTGATTACCGAATCCTCTCTGACAGACACCAAGAGATAATATCAGGGGGAAGTGCCTTTAATATTAAAGCCGAATCTCTCCGGCTTGGTAACTTTTCTGCAGAAGAGACAAGGACCCTTCTCATGCAACATACCTCAGAAACAGGTCAGGTGTTTGAGACGGAAGCTTTGTCAGCCATATGGAATTTGACAAAAGGACAGCCCTGGCTTGTGAATGCTCTTGCATATGAAGTCTGTTTTAAAATGGAACCGGGAAAAGATTGGAAAAATGCAATAACTCTGGATCTTATCATAAACGCGAAAGAACAACTTATCCGAAGGCGTGATACTCACCTTGATCAACTTGCAGATAAACTCAAAGAAGAGCGTGTTCGAAGGGTTATTGAACCGATGCTCACAGGTGAGGTCTTTGAACAGGGTTTCAGACCTGATGATGTTGGATATTTGGTTGATCTCGGCCTTATTACTCAGGAGATGAACGGAGCAATACGGATTGCGAATCCGATATACCAGGAGATTATTCCCAGGGAACTAAGTTGGGGGGCACAGACCGGAATGACGGTTGAGACTGCCTGGTATGTTACTCCGGACGGAAGGCTCCTCCTTTCAAAACTTCTCAGTGCATTTGCCCAGTTTTACCGGGAACATTCCGGAAGCTGGCTGGAGATTGCCAAATATAAAGAGGCAGGACCACACCTGCTGCTCCAGGCATTCCTTCAACGGATTGTAAATGGAGGCGGGCAGATTACACGTGAATATGGTCTTGGTATGGGCAGAACTGATCTCTTCATCCTCTGGAATCTCCCTGACGGGGCTAACCAACGGTTCGTTATCGAGTGTAAGGAACAGCGGGGATCTCGAGAAACTACGATTGAAACCGGGCTTCGTCAGGTTATCAGGTATGCTGATACCTGTGGGGCAGATGAAGTATATCTTGTCATATTTGATCCAACTGAAAGACAATGGGAAGAGAAGATATTTACTGAAACAAAGGAGAAAGACGGTATTTCAGTTGAGATTTTTGGGATGTGA
- a CDS encoding type II toxin-antitoxin system VapC family toxin yields MKYLIDTNVPLMVLLDQDYSSEARIFFETIPMHHCVISDFSLHSIGVILAKKDRKEIFRTFIDDLIVRCRIHILHIRYEDLYSVMQNMDIFHLDFDDAYQYTLAQEYSLQIVSFDQDFDLTEKGRVCPADVISGRFF; encoded by the coding sequence ATGAAATATCTGATTGATACAAATGTTCCACTTATGGTTCTTCTTGATCAGGATTATTCATCAGAAGCACGTATTTTTTTTGAGACAATCCCGATGCACCATTGTGTCATCAGTGATTTCTCTCTTCACTCAATAGGCGTAATACTTGCTAAGAAGGATAGAAAAGAAATATTCAGGACATTCATTGATGATCTAATTGTAAGATGTCGAATACATATTCTTCATATAAGATACGAAGATTTGTATTCTGTTATGCAAAATATGGATATATTTCATCTTGATTTTGACGATGCATATCAATATACCCTGGCACAGGAATATAGCCTACAGATTGTGAGTTTTGATCAGGATTTTGATTTAACCGAAAAAGGAAGAGTTTGTCCAGCTGATGTAATATCTGGAAGATTTTTTTAA
- a CDS encoding DUF2281 domain-containing protein, protein MTITDIIEQRARNLPPEYQQMVLDFIDSLFIDNQRIESEKPCLNWAGALSNVKEDVFSLQKKALLWRDTDEISD, encoded by the coding sequence ATGACAATCACCGATATTATTGAGCAACGTGCACGAAATCTTCCTCCTGAATATCAACAAATGGTATTAGATTTTATAGATTCGTTATTTATTGACAATCAGAGGATTGAATCTGAAAAACCCTGTCTAAATTGGGCAGGAGCCCTTTCTAATGTAAAGGAAGATGTTTTCTCTCTCCAGAAAAAAGCCTTGCTTTGGCGTGACACCGATGAAATATCTGATTGA
- a CDS encoding alpha/beta hydrolase family protein encodes MKCITLISFLLISLLIIGLSPVYANENSEPFSAQDLVTLHRIEGISISPDGKWIVFPLRIPNLTSDKGETNLWLMQADGKSLHQITFQPGSDSSPCWSPDSTTLYYIKALPESTQIWKVNITDEKSVQVTNEPLDISHLKLSPDGKKLAFSMEVFPGTTISETVQRDEMIAQEKSSGRIYDSLPIRHWDTWTNGKRNHIFVMPIVGGAPVDIMNTMDADCPSKPFGGREEFTFTPDSKGIVFSAGDNGREEAWSTNHDLFLTPVDGSIPPDNLTSSNPAWDSQPVFSPDGKTLAYLAQKRPGYESDRFHVMIKSWPDGEEREIVPDWDRSPALLTWSPDGKYLYAVAMNKGNRSLFVIDPVGGTVKTVVPDGNVEYIDSLGESIVYSLSTIDNPADIFVIDREKLAKKRLTEVNKDHLKLVRMGSFESFTFQGWNNETVHGYIIKPVDFDPEKKYPIALFIHGGPEDSFPNKFHYRWNPQPFAGRGYGVVMIDYHGSIGYGQAFTDSIRDDWGGKPLEDLKKGLETAIQLNPWMDEKRVSALGASYGGYMVNLINGVWPDRFLCLVSHDGNLDERFGYYDTDEIWFDEWEYNGTPWDNPESYQRFNPINYVGNWKTPTLVIHGGKDFRIAESQGMATFTALQRRDIPSKFLYFPDENHWVMRPSNSIKWHDTVLDWLDQWNNN; translated from the coding sequence ATGAAATGTATCACCCTGATCAGTTTTCTCCTCATTTCTCTCCTGATTATCGGACTATCACCAGTATATGCAAACGAAAATTCTGAGCCGTTCTCTGCACAGGATCTTGTCACCCTTCACCGGATAGAAGGAATATCCATATCTCCAGATGGAAAGTGGATCGTATTTCCCTTACGTATCCCGAACCTGACGTCTGATAAGGGTGAAACAAACCTCTGGCTTATGCAGGCAGATGGAAAATCGCTTCATCAGATAACATTTCAGCCCGGTTCAGACTCGTCCCCCTGTTGGTCACCAGATAGCACCACACTCTATTACATAAAAGCTCTGCCAGAGAGTACACAGATATGGAAGGTGAATATCACAGATGAAAAATCCGTTCAGGTTACCAACGAACCACTCGATATTTCTCATCTAAAATTATCCCCCGATGGAAAGAAACTTGCGTTTTCAATGGAAGTCTTCCCAGGCACCACCATATCTGAAACCGTGCAGCGGGATGAGATGATTGCCCAGGAAAAATCATCAGGACGAATATATGATTCATTACCGATCCGACATTGGGATACCTGGACCAATGGGAAGAGGAACCATATTTTTGTGATGCCGATTGTCGGAGGAGCACCGGTTGATATTATGAATACAATGGATGCAGACTGTCCTTCCAAACCCTTTGGCGGGAGAGAGGAGTTTACCTTTACTCCAGACAGTAAAGGGATTGTCTTTTCGGCTGGAGATAATGGGAGGGAGGAGGCATGGAGCACAAATCATGATCTTTTCCTCACCCCAGTTGATGGAAGCATACCTCCAGATAACCTGACCTCATCAAATCCGGCATGGGATTCTCAGCCGGTATTCTCCCCTGATGGCAAGACTCTAGCATATCTTGCTCAAAAACGACCAGGGTATGAATCAGATCGGTTCCATGTGATGATTAAATCCTGGCCTGACGGAGAAGAGAGAGAAATTGTTCCTGACTGGGACCGGTCTCCTGCTCTTCTGACATGGTCACCGGATGGGAAGTATCTTTATGCGGTTGCCATGAACAAGGGGAATCGATCTCTCTTTGTAATAGATCCAGTGGGAGGGACGGTAAAAACCGTGGTCCCAGATGGAAATGTAGAGTACATTGACTCTCTTGGAGAATCTATAGTATACAGCCTTTCAACAATCGATAATCCAGCTGATATTTTTGTCATTGACAGAGAAAAGTTAGCAAAGAAGAGACTTACAGAAGTGAACAAAGACCATCTGAAACTGGTCCGGATGGGTTCCTTTGAATCGTTCACATTTCAGGGATGGAACAATGAAACTGTCCATGGATACATCATCAAACCGGTTGATTTTGACCCTGAAAAGAAATATCCGATAGCCCTGTTCATTCATGGAGGGCCGGAGGATTCATTCCCAAACAAATTCCATTATCGCTGGAATCCCCAGCCCTTTGCAGGGAGAGGGTATGGAGTAGTGATGATCGATTATCATGGTTCTATAGGATACGGACAGGCATTTACCGATTCAATACGGGATGATTGGGGAGGAAAACCCCTAGAAGATCTGAAAAAGGGTCTTGAGACTGCTATTCAATTGAATCCATGGATGGATGAGAAACGGGTATCTGCTCTTGGTGCATCATATGGCGGATATATGGTGAACCTGATAAACGGCGTGTGGCCTGACCGGTTTTTGTGCCTTGTCAGTCATGACGGGAATCTTGATGAGCGGTTTGGCTATTATGATACTGATGAGATCTGGTTTGATGAGTGGGAGTATAATGGAACTCCCTGGGATAATCCGGAGAGTTACCAGAGATTTAATCCGATTAATTATGTTGGCAACTGGAAAACGCCAACACTTGTTATTCATGGGGGAAAGGATTTCAGGATAGCGGAATCTCAAGGAATGGCAACATTTACGGCTCTCCAGAGAAGAGATATCCCAAGCAAATTCCTATACTTCCCTGATGAAAACCATTGGGTGATGAGGCCATCTAATAGTATAAAATGGCATGACACGGTTCTTGACTGGCTTGATCAATGGAATAACAACTAA
- a CDS encoding restriction endonuclease subunit S, translating to MALCDDLEAKQTQKYSHLVKLGTGSLNALQQSTTEEELIRWWGHLQTNFGQIFDCVENVEALRQTILQLAVTGRLGTEDERDEPASELIRQIVEEKRHLIEFGVICRTKPVPEIDENDIPYTIPLSWKWVRLDDLTYISTGSTPSTTNPDYYQMGIIPWVTSSQTSLDYISIADKKITQKAVDDCALKIYPIGTLLVALYGQGKTRGQVSELKIDATINQACAAICFFDRSKLIKDFVKFVLKKNYHSIRSISAGGAQPNLNLDKIKRMLIPLPPLREQKRIVDKLNDFMLICDQLDQRIYNRERISLSFTNSIIRGIVN from the coding sequence ATGGCCCTGTGTGATGATCTGGAGGCCAAACAGACCCAGAAATATTCTCATCTGGTCAAACTCGGGACCGGGTCACTCAATGCCCTGCAGCAATCCACCACGGAGGAGGAGTTGATCCGGTGGTGGGGGCACCTTCAGACGAATTTCGGGCAGATTTTTGATTGTGTGGAGAATGTTGAGGCGTTGAGGCAGACGATTTTGCAGCTGGCGGTTACGGGGAGGCTTGGGACTGAGGATGAGAGAGATGAACCAGCGAGTGAATTAATACGCCAGATTGTTGAAGAAAAACGTCACCTTATAGAATTCGGAGTAATTTGTCGAACTAAGCCTGTTCCTGAAATTGATGAAAATGATATCCCCTATACTATTCCACTAAGTTGGAAATGGGTAAGACTCGATGACTTGACTTACATTAGTACTGGAAGCACACCCAGCACGACTAACCCTGATTATTATCAAATGGGGATTATACCTTGGGTAACGAGTTCACAAACTTCTTTAGATTATATTTCTATTGCTGATAAGAAAATCACCCAAAAAGCAGTCGATGATTGTGCATTAAAAATTTATCCTATTGGTACTCTGCTGGTTGCATTATATGGACAAGGAAAGACACGTGGTCAAGTGTCTGAATTAAAAATAGATGCAACAATCAACCAAGCTTGTGCCGCAATTTGCTTTTTTGATCGCTCAAAATTAATAAAAGATTTTGTGAAGTTTGTCCTAAAAAAGAATTATCATTCAATTCGTTCAATTTCAGCAGGAGGAGCCCAACCAAATCTTAATTTGGACAAGATAAAACGGATGCTGATTCCCCTTCCTCCTTTACGCGAACAAAAACGAATTGTCGATAAATTGAATGACTTCATGTTAATCTGTGACCAATTAGATCAGAGAATCTATAATAGGGAGAGAATATCTCTATCATTTACAAATTCAATTATTCGAGGGATTGTAAATTAA
- a CDS encoding DNA adenine methylase — MLGQTYIEPFAGGAGLAIKLLLNGDMKRIVINDFDPSIFCFWYSIINFTDDFCRLITDIDITTDEWQKQRTIYFQQDTSKQLELGFATFFLNRTNISGVIKGGPIGGKNQTGKNSINARFNKKNLISKIREISLYKNQIAISNLDAQDLLQSNNLRKYNNAFINFDPPYVKKGSKLYKNSFNVKDHKNLAEKISQCGKKWIVTYDVCPLVAELYSIYRHSYLDLTYSIKGRKDAHEYIFFSNNLIIPENVDFISPICKNKTGA, encoded by the coding sequence ATGTTAGGTCAAACATATATTGAACCATTCGCAGGAGGAGCAGGTTTAGCTATTAAATTACTTCTAAATGGTGATATGAAAAGAATTGTAATCAACGATTTCGATCCATCAATCTTTTGTTTTTGGTATTCAATTATAAATTTTACAGATGATTTTTGTCGTTTAATCACTGATATTGATATTACTACTGATGAATGGCAAAAACAAAGAACGATTTATTTTCAACAGGATACTTCAAAACAACTAGAATTAGGATTCGCCACATTTTTCCTAAATAGAACAAATATTTCAGGAGTAATAAAAGGAGGACCTATTGGAGGTAAAAATCAAACTGGAAAAAATTCCATTAATGCTCGTTTTAACAAAAAAAATCTCATATCAAAAATTCGGGAAATATCTTTATACAAAAATCAAATCGCTATTTCCAATTTAGATGCACAAGATTTATTACAATCTAATAATTTAAGAAAATACAATAACGCATTTATCAATTTTGATCCACCTTATGTAAAGAAAGGATCAAAATTATATAAAAATTCCTTTAACGTAAAAGACCATAAAAATTTAGCTGAAAAAATTTCACAATGCGGAAAAAAATGGATAGTAACCTATGACGTATGCCCGCTAGTTGCAGAATTATATTCAATTTATCGACATAGTTATTTGGATTTAACTTATAGTATAAAAGGGAGAAAAGATGCCCATGAATACATTTTTTTTAGTAATAATTTAATAATTCCTGAAAATGTGGATTTTATTTCTCCAATATGTAAAAATAAAACTGGTGCATGA
- a CDS encoding CopG family transcriptional regulator — protein sequence MRGRFNITLSEAINDQLDRHAKDHDMTRSSVIEVALKDYLGGLKNTQIIHNDDLRSEVDNLTHRMQVIEEKFASMTPTKIITEAHEAPIEPEPIISFDQDHIPNSDPPLNHNEWYRQKDVAEMLPDSMNINTRKSKVSKAVASGELKTNGKKGNECLIKGTSVIDWLKYLLNYQNDPSKTTHTNHHTCE from the coding sequence ATGAGAGGGAGATTCAATATTACACTTAGTGAAGCGATCAATGATCAGTTAGATCGACATGCCAAGGATCATGATATGACACGCAGCTCAGTTATTGAGGTAGCTTTAAAAGATTACTTGGGAGGTTTAAAAAATACACAAATAATACACAATGATGATCTTCGATCCGAAGTTGATAATCTAACTCACCGGATGCAAGTAATAGAAGAAAAGTTTGCATCAATGACACCAACAAAGATCATCACTGAAGCACATGAAGCACCTATCGAACCTGAACCCATCATCTCTTTTGATCAAGATCATATTCCCAATAGCGACCCTCCATTGAATCATAATGAATGGTATAGACAGAAGGATGTTGCTGAAATGTTACCCGATTCAATGAACATTAATACTCGGAAATCAAAGGTCTCCAAGGCAGTAGCAAGCGGTGAACTCAAAACCAATGGCAAGAAAGGTAATGAATGCTTAATAAAAGGAACATCAGTTATTGATTGGCTAAAATATCTTTTAAATTACCAAAATGATCCATCCAAAACCACGCATACCAACCACCACACCTGTGAGTAA